Proteins co-encoded in one Nonomuraea helvata genomic window:
- a CDS encoding DUF7711 family protein codes for MRYRRAVERLRQLAQACEQTRRVPADEPFLREAHVFGDLLSGADPIDHLEIVLVLNLPPEEVSWGTHPPGTAWLVDFLRLDQGGIAYWWRSHQDPVSNHRIHDPVRFWSLDGPDKEVLDALAERRFDQLGAAAPPPQQRAPAAGELEAALEHLRAVRDSYWDRQWRRRHRSLSRYPEHHLWEAVQGYLDLLDARDE; via the coding sequence ATGAGATACCGGCGAGCGGTGGAGCGGCTGCGGCAGCTCGCCCAGGCGTGCGAGCAGACCCGGCGGGTGCCGGCCGACGAGCCGTTCCTGCGCGAGGCCCACGTGTTCGGCGACCTGCTGTCCGGAGCCGACCCGATCGATCATCTCGAGATCGTCCTGGTGCTGAACCTCCCGCCGGAGGAGGTGAGCTGGGGCACGCATCCGCCGGGCACCGCGTGGCTGGTCGACTTCCTGCGGCTGGACCAGGGCGGGATCGCCTACTGGTGGCGCTCCCATCAGGACCCGGTGTCGAACCACCGCATCCATGACCCGGTCCGGTTCTGGTCTCTCGACGGCCCGGACAAGGAGGTGCTCGACGCGCTCGCCGAGCGCCGCTTCGACCAGCTGGGCGCGGCGGCGCCCCCGCCGCAGCAGCGCGCACCGGCCGCAGGCGAGCTGGAGGCGGCGCTGGAGCATCTGCGGGCCGTGCGCGACTCGTACTGGGACCGCCAGTGGCGCAGGCGGCATCGCAGCCTGAGCCGGTATCCCGAGCATCACCTGTGGGAGGCCGTGCAGGGCTACCTGGACCTGCTCGACGCCCGCGACGAGTGA
- a CDS encoding cation diffusion facilitator family transporter, with protein MGAGHGHAGSRHRWRLGVSFVLIGSFFVVELAYALISGSLALMSDAGHMAADVVTLGAALVATRIATRPDSTGRRSYGSYRAEVFASLLAVVMMLGVALYVVTEAVVRIGGGAEVSSGPMLVVGALGLVVNLVALLMLRAGAGESLNVKGAYLEVVADTAGSVGVIVAGWLVSATGQPYWDTLVALAIGVFVAVRAIWLGRQVFAVLGQHVPEGMNAAAVGADLAALDGVRGVHDLHLWTLTSGMNVATAHLVTADPADNHAVLDQARDLLRRRHGVAHATLQVEPADHKGCDELGW; from the coding sequence ATGGGCGCCGGGCACGGGCACGCCGGGAGCCGTCACCGGTGGCGGCTGGGGGTCTCCTTCGTCCTGATCGGCTCGTTCTTCGTCGTGGAGCTGGCGTACGCGCTGATCTCGGGCTCGCTGGCGCTGATGTCCGACGCCGGCCACATGGCCGCCGACGTCGTCACCCTGGGGGCCGCGCTGGTGGCCACCCGCATCGCCACCCGGCCGGACTCGACGGGCAGGCGGAGCTACGGCTCGTACCGGGCCGAGGTGTTCGCGTCCCTGCTGGCCGTGGTCATGATGCTCGGCGTCGCACTGTACGTGGTCACCGAGGCCGTCGTCCGCATCGGCGGAGGCGCCGAGGTCTCCTCCGGCCCGATGCTCGTGGTCGGCGCCCTCGGTCTGGTGGTCAACCTCGTCGCGCTGCTGATGCTGCGTGCCGGCGCCGGCGAGAGCCTCAACGTCAAGGGCGCCTACCTGGAGGTCGTGGCCGACACCGCAGGGTCGGTCGGCGTCATCGTGGCCGGCTGGCTGGTGTCCGCGACCGGGCAGCCGTACTGGGACACGCTGGTCGCGCTGGCCATCGGCGTCTTCGTCGCCGTGCGGGCGATCTGGCTCGGCCGCCAGGTCTTCGCGGTGCTGGGGCAGCACGTGCCCGAGGGCATGAACGCGGCCGCGGTGGGCGCGGACCTCGCGGCGCTCGACGGCGTACGCGGCGTCCACGACCTGCACCTGTGGACCCTCACCTCCGGCATGAACGTCGCCACCGCGCACCTGGTCACCGCCGACCCGGCCGACAACCACGCGGTCCTCGACCAGGCCCGTGACCTGCTGCGCCGGCGCCACGGCGTGGCGCACGCCACCCTGCAGGTCGAGCCCGCGGACCACAAGGGCTGCGACGAGCTGGGGTGGTGA
- a CDS encoding DUF4097 family beta strand repeat-containing protein encodes MGMKRAGMIAGVLGFGALLTGCGLAGPPNEDTASYDVTDKVAGVRVEADSGTVEVVESDRTGIHVTEQLSWRKNKPATSHKVQGDTLALAFKCTTTWGLGSAATSCDVSYKVEVPKGLRVDVSSDSGDLTLKGLSGQLKARTDSGAIEAGDLAAKQVEAETDSGNVELAFGGQPDKVVTSSDSGSISIHVPQGPYNIVTKTDSGGKRITAANDPSAARQIQLTSDSGDLEVVTP; translated from the coding sequence ATGGGGATGAAGAGAGCGGGCATGATCGCGGGGGTTCTCGGGTTCGGCGCGCTGTTGACCGGGTGCGGCCTCGCCGGTCCGCCTAACGAGGACACCGCGTCGTACGACGTGACCGACAAGGTCGCGGGAGTGCGGGTCGAAGCCGACTCCGGCACCGTCGAGGTGGTGGAGTCGGACCGCACGGGCATCCATGTGACCGAGCAGCTCAGCTGGCGCAAGAACAAGCCGGCGACCAGCCACAAGGTGCAGGGCGACACGCTGGCGCTGGCCTTCAAGTGCACCACCACCTGGGGGCTGGGCAGCGCCGCCACCTCCTGCGACGTGAGCTACAAGGTGGAGGTGCCCAAGGGGCTCCGCGTCGATGTCAGCTCCGACTCCGGGGACCTGACGCTGAAGGGACTGTCCGGCCAGCTCAAGGCCCGTACCGACTCCGGGGCGATCGAGGCCGGCGATCTGGCGGCCAAGCAGGTCGAGGCGGAGACCGACTCGGGCAATGTCGAGCTGGCCTTCGGCGGGCAGCCCGACAAGGTCGTGACCTCCTCCGACTCCGGCAGCATCTCGATCCACGTGCCGCAGGGGCCGTACAACATCGTCACCAAGACCGACTCGGGCGGCAAGCGCATCACGGCGGCCAACGATCCCTCGGCCGCCCGGCAGATCCAGCTGACCAGCGACTCCGGCGATCTGGAGGTCGTCACCCCATGA
- a CDS encoding ATP-binding cassette domain-containing protein, with protein sequence MTEVLRTESLSKRFGAVTALRDVSLRLAQGEVLGLIGDNGAGKSTLVKLLCGFHQPDSGRILLDGEEVALRSVRQARSLGIDIVYQDLALINELSVYHNMFLGREHVGFARLLSNGRMRRLAAEHLEAMGVRVPSVDVEVAKLSGGQRQAIAVARSVYSRSRILLLDEPLAAMGAKEGALILDLVSDLKARGEVSIVIIAHNYAQILEVCDRVNLLQHGTITYDKPTAETSLGELTDLVVQEYRRARTGGNPE encoded by the coding sequence ATGACCGAGGTCCTCCGTACCGAGTCGTTGTCCAAGCGGTTCGGCGCGGTCACGGCGCTGCGGGACGTCAGCCTCCGGCTCGCGCAGGGCGAGGTGCTCGGGCTCATCGGCGACAACGGCGCGGGCAAGTCCACGCTGGTCAAGCTCCTGTGCGGGTTCCACCAGCCGGACTCGGGGCGGATCCTGCTGGACGGCGAGGAGGTGGCGCTGAGATCGGTGCGGCAGGCCAGGTCGCTGGGGATCGACATCGTCTACCAGGACCTCGCGCTGATCAACGAGCTCAGCGTCTACCACAACATGTTCCTGGGACGGGAGCACGTCGGGTTCGCGCGGCTGCTCAGCAACGGGCGCATGCGCAGGCTGGCCGCCGAGCACCTGGAGGCCATGGGGGTGCGCGTCCCGTCGGTGGACGTCGAGGTGGCCAAGTTGTCCGGCGGGCAGCGGCAGGCCATCGCGGTCGCCCGCTCGGTCTACTCGCGCTCGCGCATCCTGCTGCTCGACGAGCCGCTGGCGGCGATGGGGGCCAAGGAGGGCGCGCTGATCCTCGATCTGGTCAGCGACCTGAAGGCGCGCGGCGAGGTGTCCATCGTGATCATCGCGCACAACTACGCGCAGATCCTGGAGGTGTGCGACCGGGTCAATCTGCTGCAGCACGGCACGATCACGTACGACAAGCCGACCGCGGAGACCTCGCTCGGGGAGCTGACCGATCTGGTGGTGCAGGAGTATCGGAGGGCGCGTACGGGAGGAAATCCGGAGTGA
- a CDS encoding patatin-like phospholipase family protein gives MSKRALVLGGGGVAGIAWMTGVLAALADGGVDVTGADRVVGTSAGSAVAAQVTSGVPLPTLLERQIDPARQTLELPSGTRIDELWAKLQEIYEGTSDPAEMRRKIGTLALGADTISEARRREVIEARLPVHEWPDRDLVIVAVEAVSGEPRLFGPGSGVGLVDAVAASCAVPGVWPCVTIDGVRYTDGGVRTSTNADLAAGFDRVLVLAPMADIGEPAWAKLDGRVEVIEPDEDSLAAFGTDPLDPEVRTPGGKAGYAQGRAAVSRVAALWA, from the coding sequence ATGAGCAAGCGGGCACTGGTGCTGGGCGGCGGCGGGGTCGCCGGGATCGCGTGGATGACGGGCGTGCTGGCGGCGCTCGCCGACGGCGGTGTGGACGTCACGGGGGCCGACCGCGTCGTCGGCACGTCGGCGGGCTCGGCGGTGGCCGCGCAGGTCACCAGTGGGGTGCCGCTCCCCACGCTGCTCGAGCGGCAGATCGACCCCGCGCGGCAGACGCTCGAGCTGCCCAGCGGGACGCGGATCGACGAGCTGTGGGCGAAGCTCCAGGAGATCTACGAGGGCACGTCCGACCCGGCCGAGATGCGGCGGAAGATCGGCACGCTGGCGCTCGGCGCCGACACGATCAGCGAGGCCAGGCGGCGGGAGGTGATCGAGGCCCGGCTTCCGGTGCACGAGTGGCCGGACCGCGATCTGGTGATCGTGGCGGTGGAGGCGGTCAGCGGCGAGCCCAGGCTGTTCGGCCCCGGGTCCGGGGTGGGGCTGGTGGACGCGGTGGCGGCCAGCTGCGCGGTGCCCGGCGTATGGCCCTGCGTGACCATCGACGGGGTCCGGTACACGGACGGCGGCGTGCGTACGAGCACCAACGCCGACCTCGCGGCCGGGTTCGACCGGGTGCTGGTGCTGGCGCCGATGGCCGACATCGGCGAGCCGGCCTGGGCCAAGCTGGACGGCAGGGTCGAGGTGATCGAGCCGGACGAGGACTCGCTGGCCGCGTTCGGCACCGACCCGCTCGACCCGGAGGTCCGCACACCCGGCGGCAAGGCCGGTTACGCCCAGGGCCGAGCCGCCGTCTCCCGCGTCGCGGCTCTCTGGGCTTGA
- a CDS encoding ABC transporter permease, with product MRRLREQFLRHREAGVLVVAVALGLYFVSVTDVFLTRDNLVNITQAAAPTAIVACGTVLLLVSGEIDLSVGVVAALAPFMMHYAIDFWGVPAVPAIVLALLTGTAIGFGNGFVTVVLRVPSFVTTLGTFYGVTGIVLTTSHAYPAEIPKPVDGAIGSWLGAAPWAHLAWAAVIVAFVHVLLTRTRWGLHTIAAGGNPLGASEAGVRTGRIKIGNFMIGGTLGAFAGLIEAFRIHTIDPNIGGGTGLMFTAVSAAVIGGTALAGGSGTIVGGAIGALVLAVLQNGMNLIGISANPYFLILGGAILLSMIANVTLTRLRRAGRT from the coding sequence ATGCGTAGGCTCCGCGAACAGTTCCTCAGGCACCGGGAGGCCGGCGTCCTGGTGGTGGCGGTCGCTCTGGGGCTGTACTTCGTGTCGGTCACGGACGTCTTCCTGACCAGGGACAACCTGGTCAACATCACCCAGGCCGCCGCGCCCACGGCGATCGTCGCGTGCGGGACCGTGCTGCTGCTGGTCAGCGGGGAGATCGACCTGTCGGTCGGCGTGGTGGCGGCACTGGCGCCGTTCATGATGCACTACGCGATCGACTTCTGGGGGGTGCCGGCGGTCCCCGCGATCGTGCTGGCGCTGCTGACCGGGACCGCGATCGGCTTCGGGAACGGGTTCGTGACGGTGGTGCTGCGGGTGCCGTCCTTCGTGACGACGCTGGGCACCTTCTACGGCGTGACCGGGATCGTGCTCACCACGTCGCACGCCTATCCGGCCGAGATCCCCAAGCCTGTGGACGGGGCGATCGGGTCGTGGCTGGGGGCCGCGCCGTGGGCCCATCTCGCGTGGGCCGCGGTGATCGTGGCCTTCGTGCACGTGCTGCTGACGCGTACCAGGTGGGGGTTGCACACGATCGCGGCCGGGGGCAACCCGCTGGGCGCGTCGGAGGCGGGCGTACGAACCGGACGCATCAAGATAGGAAATTTCATGATCGGGGGGACGCTGGGGGCGTTCGCCGGGTTGATCGAGGCGTTCCGGATCCACACCATCGACCCGAACATCGGCGGTGGCACCGGCCTGATGTTCACCGCGGTGTCGGCCGCGGTGATCGGCGGCACGGCGCTGGCCGGCGGCTCGGGCACGATCGTCGGCGGCGCGATCGGCGCCCTCGTCCTGGCCGTGCTCCAGAACGGCATGAACCTCATCGGCATCTCCGCCAACCCCTACTTCCTCATCCTGGGCGGCGCGATCCTGCTCTCCATGATCGCGAACGTCACCCTGACCCGGCTGCGAAGGGCGGGACGGACATGA
- a CDS encoding helix-turn-helix transcriptional regulator, giving the protein MTTNDVAIVSVLGEESRREMFDFIRRAGRPVTRDEAAASVGISRKLAAFHLDKLVAAGLLRADYAAPEGVRKVGRRPKVYLPGDAEIRVTIPERRHAFLADLFLDAVLTQRDGEAGSEAAIRTARQRGHRLGGDERDRSRPGRLGAERALTFCQRMLDQHGFEPYRTGPTDIRLRNCPFHPLAAKAPDLVCGMNHGFLAGYLDGLQATGVEAVLDPRPGECCVRLTRPPDE; this is encoded by the coding sequence GTGACCACCAACGACGTCGCGATCGTCAGCGTCCTGGGCGAGGAGTCGCGCCGGGAGATGTTCGACTTCATCCGCCGGGCAGGCCGTCCCGTCACCCGCGACGAGGCCGCGGCCAGTGTGGGCATCTCCCGCAAGCTGGCCGCGTTCCACCTGGACAAGCTGGTCGCGGCGGGTCTGCTGCGCGCCGACTACGCCGCTCCGGAGGGCGTGCGCAAGGTGGGCCGCCGGCCCAAGGTCTATCTGCCGGGCGACGCCGAGATCCGGGTCACCATCCCGGAGCGGCGGCACGCGTTCCTCGCCGATCTCTTCCTGGACGCCGTCCTGACCCAGCGCGACGGCGAGGCAGGCAGTGAGGCGGCGATCAGGACCGCCCGGCAGCGCGGGCACCGACTGGGCGGCGACGAGCGCGACCGGTCCCGCCCGGGCAGGCTCGGCGCCGAGCGCGCCCTGACCTTCTGCCAGCGCATGCTCGACCAGCACGGCTTCGAGCCTTACCGGACCGGTCCCACGGACATCCGCCTGCGCAACTGCCCTTTCCACCCGCTCGCCGCCAAGGCCCCCGACCTGGTCTGCGGCATGAACCACGGCTTCCTGGCCGGCTACCTCGACGGCCTCCAGGCCACCGGCGTCGAAGCGGTCCTGGACCCCCGGCCCGGAGAGTGCTGCGTCCGCCTGACGCGCCCCCCGGACGAGTAA
- a CDS encoding prolyl oligopeptidase family serine peptidase — protein sequence MRYPDTPVRPEHNEIGGLVFDDPYQWLEDGGQDVLAWQEAQDELARSYIHGWPDHERLAARVGELVEQMDARNLVVPVRYGPRWFRGRIPEGRELMVYEVSDAPTGPWRTVIDLNELSDGTPLRIGPQPSPDGSLLAYSLDAAGRELPDLKVIEIDTGKVLLGGVPQQRPGLVAWLPDGDGFFYMADDTPGAGPLRRRLFFHRLGETPPAEPEPLDIPHMFAVPRISRDGRWAVLQVDHLRPRPHFLARLDGSGQEGQEGPEWREFVTDAEHLYKGVIVGDAYVAVTTAGAPRGRLVRIPLDRPDDRDAWTELVPGGDAVLTGVTLAGDRLVLGELVDTVSRVRILDLDGKELGEVPLPGQGSVSSIAQGVVALGVMDQVVGCEDAITFGYTSYTQSPTVYHYELESGALTVLQGGRNTLPGLVTSRVWATSEDGTRVPCTLVHRADLDRTEPRPTLIHAYGGFNIAELASYLGPLAAFVEAGGVYAHAHVRGGGEFGLEWWEAGRLHAKQNTFDDLYAVAERLIASGVTAPDRLAFQGASNGGMLAGVAATQRPDLWRAVVCGAPKLDLMRVARDPVGAAATIPEYGNPADPADAPVLMAYSPYHNVRSGTAYPAILLDAGANDPRCPAWHSRKFAARTQAATTGPHPVLLRVWSDAGHGGTSWSTVVAQQTDWLAFVMRELGLRQTVS from the coding sequence ATGCGTTATCCCGACACACCGGTACGCCCCGAGCACAACGAGATCGGCGGCCTGGTGTTCGACGACCCGTACCAGTGGCTGGAGGACGGCGGGCAGGACGTGCTCGCCTGGCAGGAGGCCCAGGACGAGCTGGCCAGGTCCTACATCCACGGCTGGCCGGACCACGAGAGGCTTGCGGCCAGGGTCGGCGAGCTGGTCGAGCAGATGGACGCGCGCAACCTGGTCGTCCCCGTGCGGTACGGGCCCCGGTGGTTCAGGGGCCGCATCCCGGAGGGTCGCGAGCTGATGGTCTACGAGGTGAGCGACGCGCCGACCGGCCCGTGGCGCACCGTGATCGACCTGAACGAGCTGTCCGACGGCACGCCGCTGCGGATCGGCCCGCAGCCGTCGCCGGACGGGAGCCTGCTGGCGTACTCGCTGGACGCGGCGGGGCGCGAGCTGCCCGACCTCAAGGTGATCGAGATCGACACCGGGAAGGTGCTGCTCGGCGGCGTGCCCCAGCAGCGACCCGGCCTGGTGGCCTGGCTCCCCGACGGCGACGGCTTCTTCTACATGGCCGACGACACGCCAGGGGCGGGGCCCCTGCGCCGGCGGCTGTTCTTCCACCGGCTCGGGGAGACGCCGCCGGCCGAACCTGAGCCGCTGGACATCCCGCACATGTTCGCCGTCCCCAGGATCTCCCGCGACGGGCGCTGGGCGGTGCTCCAGGTCGACCATCTCCGGCCCAGGCCGCACTTCCTGGCCCGCCTGGACGGCTCCGGGCAGGAGGGGCAGGAGGGGCCGGAGTGGCGGGAGTTCGTCACGGACGCCGAGCACCTCTACAAGGGCGTGATCGTCGGCGACGCGTACGTGGCCGTCACCACCGCCGGCGCCCCGCGCGGCCGCCTGGTCCGCATCCCCCTGGACCGCCCCGATGACCGGGACGCCTGGACGGAGCTGGTGCCCGGCGGCGACGCGGTGCTGACCGGCGTGACCCTGGCCGGTGACCGGCTGGTGCTCGGCGAGCTGGTGGACACGGTATCCCGCGTCAGGATCCTCGACCTGGACGGCAAGGAGCTCGGCGAGGTCCCCCTGCCCGGCCAGGGTTCGGTGAGCTCGATCGCCCAGGGAGTCGTCGCGCTCGGCGTGATGGACCAGGTCGTGGGCTGTGAGGACGCCATCACCTTCGGCTACACCTCCTACACGCAGTCGCCCACCGTCTACCACTACGAGCTGGAGTCGGGAGCGCTGACTGTCCTGCAGGGCGGCAGGAACACCCTTCCCGGCCTGGTCACGTCCCGTGTGTGGGCCACCTCCGAAGACGGCACGCGCGTCCCCTGCACCCTGGTCCACCGGGCCGACCTGGACCGGACGGAGCCGCGGCCGACGCTGATCCACGCGTACGGCGGCTTCAACATCGCCGAGCTGGCCTCGTACCTTGGGCCGCTGGCGGCGTTCGTCGAGGCGGGCGGCGTCTACGCGCACGCCCACGTGCGCGGCGGCGGCGAGTTCGGCCTGGAGTGGTGGGAGGCCGGGCGGCTCCACGCCAAGCAGAACACCTTCGACGACCTGTACGCCGTCGCCGAGCGCCTGATCGCCAGCGGGGTCACCGCGCCGGACCGGCTGGCCTTCCAGGGCGCGTCGAACGGCGGGATGCTCGCGGGCGTGGCCGCGACCCAGCGCCCCGACCTGTGGCGGGCGGTGGTCTGCGGCGCGCCCAAGCTGGACCTGATGCGGGTGGCCCGCGATCCCGTCGGCGCCGCCGCCACCATCCCCGAGTACGGCAACCCGGCCGACCCCGCCGACGCGCCCGTGCTCATGGCCTACTCGCCGTACCACAACGTGCGATCAGGTACGGCTTACCCGGCGATCCTGCTGGACGCGGGCGCCAACGACCCCCGCTGCCCGGCCTGGCACTCCCGCAAGTTCGCCGCCAGGACGCAGGCCGCCACCACCGGGCCCCATCCGGTCCTGCTCCGCGTCTGGTCCGACGCCGGGCACGGGGGGACGAGCTGGAGCACGGTCGTCGCGCAGCAGACGGACTGGCTGGCGTTCGTCATGCGGGAGCTGGGCCTTCGCCAAACCGTGTCCTGA
- a CDS encoding MerR family transcriptional regulator, giving the protein MTADKRRWTIGELAKATGVTVRTLYHYDEIGLVRAGERTASGHRRYTEADLRRLYRVRALRGLGLSLDEVAEVLSGSEDDLTTLRGLLDAQLIEIETQAARLTQLKEQVSGLLWLLDKSVMPDPEQFMATLEMVSVYETYFAQDLRDHLARRRVELGEERLEGIRAEWLDLLREIRGHMLAGTPVDDPRVQAVSLRWEAMAAPLRPGDEQVGRQLSTAGMALWRDAAPEISEGISRQIDWLEPDELPAVIDYLQRAMNARGTGE; this is encoded by the coding sequence GTGACCGCAGACAAGCGTCGATGGACCATCGGAGAACTGGCCAAGGCCACGGGGGTCACGGTCAGGACGCTCTACCACTACGACGAGATCGGCCTGGTCAGGGCCGGTGAGCGCACGGCCTCGGGGCACCGCCGCTACACCGAGGCCGACCTGCGCAGGCTCTACCGCGTACGCGCGCTGCGCGGCCTCGGCCTGTCCCTGGACGAGGTCGCCGAGGTCTTGAGCGGGTCGGAGGACGACCTGACGACCCTGCGCGGCCTGCTCGACGCGCAGCTGATCGAGATCGAGACCCAGGCCGCCCGCCTGACCCAGCTCAAGGAGCAGGTCAGCGGCCTCCTGTGGCTGCTGGACAAGTCGGTCATGCCGGACCCTGAGCAGTTCATGGCCACGCTGGAAATGGTCTCGGTGTACGAGACGTACTTCGCGCAGGACCTACGCGACCACCTGGCCAGGCGGCGGGTGGAGCTGGGCGAGGAGCGGCTGGAGGGCATCCGGGCCGAATGGCTCGACCTCCTGCGCGAGATCCGCGGGCACATGCTGGCGGGCACGCCCGTCGACGACCCCAGGGTGCAGGCCGTCTCCCTCCGCTGGGAGGCCATGGCCGCTCCGCTGCGACCCGGCGACGAGCAGGTCGGCCGGCAGCTGAGCACCGCGGGCATGGCGCTGTGGCGCGACGCCGCCCCGGAGATCAGCGAGGGGATCAGCCGCCAGATCGATTGGCTGGAGCCGGACGAGCTGCCCGCCGTCATCGACTACCTCCAGCGTGCCATGAACGCACGCGGGACCGGAGAGTGA
- a CDS encoding sugar ABC transporter substrate-binding protein — MTKIHPKVEEAVDTLNLTQVARRRLLTGAGLASASAAAAALLAACTPGADKPAASSGAVGGAAGDFPATPKWKFVLVCHVTTNPFFTPTQYGAQDACALLGTEFQWTGSKDSIVAEMVNACNTAISGKADGLAVAVVDKAAFRDPVNRALDAGIPVVSYNADGSRDDKGTARLAYVGQGLYESGYALGQRALQQVDSGEVVGFIATPGALNIQPRIDGAQQAIKDSGKPVKFTPVGTNADVTKGLSIIDAYAQGHANLAGMLAVDAGSTQSIGQTVKKYNMRSKGLKVAGGFDLVPETLAAIKAGDLDYTIDQQPYLQGFLPVLYLYLYKLSGGLLFPSETNTGLLFVTKDNVGPYQTAKTRFEGSDTAQKLVERSGAIAHA; from the coding sequence ATGACGAAGATTCACCCCAAGGTCGAGGAAGCGGTCGACACTCTCAACCTCACTCAGGTCGCCAGGCGGCGACTGCTCACCGGCGCCGGGCTGGCCAGCGCGTCCGCCGCCGCCGCCGCGCTGCTGGCGGCATGCACGCCCGGCGCGGACAAGCCCGCCGCCTCGAGCGGCGCGGTAGGCGGCGCGGCCGGGGACTTCCCCGCCACGCCCAAGTGGAAGTTCGTGCTGGTCTGCCATGTCACCACGAACCCGTTCTTCACCCCCACCCAGTACGGCGCCCAGGACGCGTGCGCGCTACTGGGCACCGAGTTCCAGTGGACGGGCTCGAAGGACTCGATCGTGGCCGAGATGGTCAACGCGTGCAACACCGCCATCTCCGGCAAGGCCGACGGATTAGCGGTGGCCGTCGTGGACAAGGCGGCCTTCCGCGACCCGGTCAACCGGGCACTGGACGCGGGCATCCCCGTGGTGTCGTACAACGCGGACGGCTCCCGCGACGACAAGGGCACGGCGCGGCTGGCGTACGTCGGCCAGGGCCTGTACGAGTCCGGCTACGCTCTGGGGCAGCGCGCGCTCCAGCAGGTGGACTCGGGCGAGGTCGTCGGCTTCATCGCCACGCCCGGGGCGCTGAACATCCAGCCCAGGATCGACGGCGCCCAGCAGGCGATCAAGGACTCGGGCAAGCCCGTCAAGTTCACCCCCGTCGGTACGAACGCCGACGTCACCAAGGGCCTGTCCATCATCGACGCCTACGCCCAGGGCCACGCGAACCTGGCCGGGATGCTGGCCGTGGACGCGGGCTCGACCCAGTCGATCGGGCAGACGGTCAAGAAGTACAACATGCGGAGCAAGGGCCTGAAGGTGGCCGGGGGCTTCGACCTCGTGCCGGAGACGCTGGCCGCGATCAAGGCCGGCGACCTCGACTACACCATCGACCAGCAGCCCTACCTGCAGGGCTTCCTGCCGGTGCTCTATCTCTACCTCTACAAGCTCTCCGGCGGGCTGCTCTTCCCCTCCGAGACGAACACGGGCCTGCTGTTCGTGACGAAGGACAACGTGGGGCCGTACCAGACCGCCAAGACCCGCTTCGAGGGCTCCGACACCGCGCAGAAGCTGGTGGAACGTTCAGGCGCCATCGCCCATGCGTAG
- a CDS encoding GNAT family N-acetyltransferase, with protein MITLSDVLAAAAAGHVPPPGAGPTIVPQPSARDAGVIAFTAHNVIFADLDEDWIRSRLPDGDLSAPLNPPFLRDLEERLGRRVGSIDMLALAVPSAGRPPIELIEVTDTAHPRVERARRYRDDVRVWTCSGGLLVIGRGVAGRWEAAIEVDPGAQGRGLGRTLARAARHLTAHPLWAQIAPGNAASVRAFLAAGYVPIGAEALLVPPTA; from the coding sequence GTGATCACCCTGTCTGATGTCCTCGCCGCCGCGGCCGCCGGGCACGTGCCACCACCGGGGGCCGGTCCCACCATCGTCCCGCAGCCGTCTGCGCGCGACGCGGGAGTGATCGCCTTCACCGCCCACAATGTGATCTTCGCCGACCTCGACGAGGACTGGATCCGATCCCGGCTCCCCGATGGCGACCTGTCGGCACCGCTCAACCCGCCGTTCCTCAGAGACCTGGAAGAGCGTCTGGGACGCCGGGTCGGCAGCATCGACATGCTCGCCCTTGCCGTCCCCAGCGCCGGTCGCCCGCCGATCGAGCTGATCGAGGTCACGGACACGGCTCATCCGCGTGTCGAGCGGGCCCGCCGCTACCGGGACGACGTACGCGTCTGGACCTGCTCCGGAGGGCTTCTGGTCATCGGGCGGGGCGTGGCCGGGCGGTGGGAGGCCGCGATCGAGGTGGATCCGGGAGCCCAGGGACGCGGGCTGGGCCGGACCCTCGCCCGCGCGGCCCGGCATCTCACCGCACACCCGCTCTGGGCCCAGATCGCCCCGGGCAACGCCGCGAGCGTGCGGGCGTTCCTCGCCGCGGGCTACGTCCCGATCGGCGCAGAAGCGCTCCTCGTCCCACCGACGGCCTGA
- a CDS encoding metalloregulator ArsR/SmtB family transcription factor, giving the protein MNTSSGERVVSVDGCAVRVVDAERVTAVCERMPAAEDLADTADVFGLLSDPNRLRLLVALLDGELCVCDLAAVTGQSESAVSHALRLLRAHRIVVARRAGRMAYYRLADPHVRMLLDLALAHTEHTEAVHPERDGNT; this is encoded by the coding sequence ATGAATACCTCTTCAGGTGAGCGGGTCGTGTCGGTGGACGGCTGCGCCGTGCGGGTGGTCGACGCCGAGCGGGTCACCGCCGTGTGCGAGCGGATGCCGGCGGCCGAGGATCTGGCCGACACCGCCGACGTCTTCGGCCTGCTGTCCGATCCGAACCGGCTGCGGCTGCTGGTGGCGCTCCTGGACGGCGAACTGTGCGTGTGCGACCTGGCCGCCGTGACCGGCCAGAGCGAGTCCGCCGTGTCCCATGCCCTGCGGCTGCTGCGCGCCCACCGCATCGTCGTCGCCAGGCGCGCCGGGCGGATGGCGTACTACCGGCTGGCCGACCCGCACGTACGGATGCTGCTCGACCTCGCGCTCGCCCACACCGAGCACACCGAGGCGGTCCATCCCGAACGCGACGGGAACACCTGA